In one Hemitrygon akajei chromosome 3, sHemAka1.3, whole genome shotgun sequence genomic region, the following are encoded:
- the LOC140725647 gene encoding D-beta-hydroxybutyrate dehydrogenase, mitochondrial-like isoform X3 has product MPFKHFACRQVDLTIWFIYFASVYRHGREEQNEGKSIVITGCDTGFGFSLAQHLHKKGFRVFAGCLLKDKDGEGSKKLEDMKSDRMVVIQLDVCKDEDVERAVEFVKEHSMDSEKGLWGLINNAGISTFGEVEFTTMKTYKEVAEVNLWGTIRVTKGFLPYIRRAKGRVVNITSMLGRMGNPSRSPYCVTKFGVEAFSDCLRYEMHRWGVKVSIVEPGNFIAGTNLYSPERVKMILEAMWNELPDIVRKDYGKAYFNEQVDKMKSYLESGSADLSVVINDVTHALTSASPYTRYNPMDYYWWLRMQIMTHFPAAISDRIYIY; this is encoded by the exons CAGAATGAAGGCAAAAGTATTGTCATCACCGGCTGTGACACTGGATTTGGATTTTCACTGGCCCAGCACCTGCACAAAAAAGGATTCAGAGTTTTTGCAGGGTGCCTATTAAAG GATAAAGATGGGGAAGGATCTAAGAAGCTGGAGGATATGAAGAGTGATCGGATGGTTGTGATTCAGTTAGATGTTTGCAAAGATGAGGATGTGGAGAGAGCAGTAGAAtttgtgaaagagcattcaatgGATTCAGAAAAAG GTCTTTGGGGACTGATTAATAATGCTGGCATCTCAACTTTTGGTGAAGTAGAGTTCACCACCATGAAGACTTATAAGGAGGTTGCAGAGGTTAATTTGTGGGGGACAATCCGTGTGACCAAGGGTTTCCTTCCATATATTCGCAGAGCAAAAG GTCGTGTGGTTAACATCACAAGTATGCTGGGAAGAATGGGCAATCCATCACGCTCTCCTTATTGTGTCACTAAATTTGGAGTGGAGGCATTCTCAGACTGCTTGCGCTATGAAATGCATCGCTGGGGGGTTAAAGTTAGTATTGTTGAGCCTGGTAACTTCATTGCTGGCACCAATCTTTATAGTCCTGAACGTGTCAAAATGATCTTAGAAGCtatgtggaacgaactgccagacATTGTCCGTAAAGATTATGGGAAAGCCTACTTTAATGAACAGGTTGATAAAATGAAATCTTATCTTGAGAGCGGTTCCGCCGACCTTTCAGTGGTTATTAACGATGTCACTCATGCATTGACATCTGCTTCCCCCTACACCCGCTACAATCCAATGGATTACTACTGGTGGCTGAGGATGCAGATTATGACACACTTTCCTGCAGCTATATCTGACCGGATATACATTTATTGA